AAGTCATGATCGGTATTGTGCACACGATAAGTCAATTTGGTGTCTTCTTGAAATCGGGACCCATGAAAATTGTCTATTTATCGAACCGCAAGATGTCAAATTACAACTATGTTGATGTTGATGAGGGAAAACCGGTGTTTATGAGCAATGATTTGTCTAGGATTGAGAAGGGTGTTTTGATACGGTTCGTGGTCTTTGCAACTAGATGGAGCCCGAAGACCCGTGACATTAGTGTATTGGCTAGTATTGAAGGTGACTCGCTCGGGCCGGTTGCTACAGCTGGTTTGGATGGATTTGAGTTGTAGTCTGTTTACAATTGTAAAGTAAAGATGGTCAATGTTCATAGTAGTTGTATAAAATGCTCTAATAACTTATAGAGTTGTAGGTGAATGCAGTAATGTAGAAAGGTTATAGCTGTAATTTGTTGATTACTAAAACTGTAAGTTTACTACAAAAGTCAAAGTCGAAACTCACGGTCAAAACATTAAGTGATTTATGGTCCATTAGCCTAGTTGTATTATGTAGATGCTAATCTTGTACATTCTCCTTTTTCAGTTAGTTGATGAAAGTCTACTGACTACTGATTCCTCTCATAATGTTAAATAATTGATCCACAAAGTTTAACAAACATAATTTGGTCGCATGTCATCTTTTTCCATTCTTTGTTTTTTCCCGAAAAATGAATAAACTAAACTTATATAAAGAATAAAGGAATTCATCAAAAAAAAATGAGACCTTTAAAACATACAAACTCTAAAAACTACCGAGTTAAACCAAACTATGAAATAAATATAACCTCAAAGCTCACGACAAGCAAACCAAAGCTAAACGAACGAAATTAGAGGGTAACAACGAAAGATTGGAAACCATCTAAATCAAAAACAACAAACCGGTCGAAACCCTACGAACCCGACATTAGATATCTTTAATAAACTTAGCAAATCGTTTGCTCTCGGCCCCTGGACCGCTTTACTTATTTTTTGCTTTCTAACTTTAACAGGGGCCCGAGCGTCACTTGAAACCATTTCACCCTCCATTTTACTCATCATTTCATCGAATTCCGCAAACGCCAGTCTTTGGACATTGGTTTCTTCTCCTTAGATTTATCAAATTTTAGAGCAACGGAAGAAAAATCGTTGCACTACAAGAAAAATGGTCATTATTGACAATTTTTTAGTAACGACTTATTATTTATTCAATAATAATGTCGATTAGTTACCACTAAAAAGTCGTCATTTTTTGTCACTATATGATATTAGTGACTTAAAAATAGTTTACTAAAATATGCATATATAGTGATCAAAAAGTGGTCACTAAATTATACATATAGAAACCAAAAAGTGGTCactaaataaaaaagaaaaaaaaaaaaaatatagaagaaAGTTACAAAAATTTTAAAGTGAAGAGTTGAAAAAAATCATTATGACCCAATAAAAATACGGAATTAtgaatatatgaattgaataaaaaGAAATTGACCTCTATACAAGAAATTTATTATTTCTACCATATAATTGTATATATCTAGCAAGTTTTTTTAAGTAAAAAGTTATATTCTTGCTGTATTATGCTTGACTAATTATGTATTTATGTTACTGAGTTTTTCAAAGTATTTACTAATGTATCCTTTATCTGTATTCTACTTTAGTGTTTATATCTGTTACAAATTGAACGAACTACAAAAACGTATACTCATACCACAATTAGTTCACCTAGATATTTGAACTCACATTgtctaattcttttttttttttttttttttagtccggaccgaagcctagtcatcattttcacacacacacacgttcgggcaggaaacccgaaccacgatcacagggatccgaacccttaaaccatcccgaggggcaggcgggccggaccttagtcccggatcgGGTCGGTAAAAACTTCCCTTTGGGCTGACCTCAATGGAGCCTATTTCAGTCCAGATTTAATTTGATCATTCAGAAGCTAGGTTCGAACCCTGGACCTCTTACCCGGCGAGGGTGTTAAACACCACCGCGATGCAAGTCAGGCAAATGCCTAGGTGGTCACATTGTCTAATTCTAAATCACATCTTAATAGTGTAAAGCTAAAAAGTTAGTGGTACAAATCATCACTCTTTTTAACGTATAAACAATCCTTTGATATATGAAAACATATTTAactgatttataaaaggaaataagaCGGAAATGTTATACTAATAACATCGAAGTAATTGAATTTCAAATTTATATAAACAGTAAACAAACAAATAACAAAACCACCAAACCTACAGTACGAGTACTATATTGCATACGTTACTTTTACTTTCTATTCTATATATGTGTAtcataatagatatatataaaatgtatagatTAATACATGAAGATTctataaggatgatgatgatgatgatgctacccCATCGAGTTTCTACCAATGTTGAAAACAGAGCACTGTCTAAATGGTCTTGATACCGGACCACCAGCACTCGCCGGGCACGCCGTTAGCCCCACTGTCGGTGGGACCATACAGTTATAACTTAAACACAACGCCACTCCATCTGGCAATACACTCTCCCTCCTATCACCCATCGGAAAacaattaatataattatgttgtaAATACAATGTTCTCACTGTTCCAGCGAATACATTTCCGACGTAATTTTCCGGTACTTTTCCGGTGAACTGATT
This genomic window from Rutidosis leptorrhynchoides isolate AG116_Rl617_1_P2 chromosome 2, CSIRO_AGI_Rlap_v1, whole genome shotgun sequence contains:
- the LOC139893281 gene encoding DNA-directed RNA polymerase IV subunit 7-like isoform X2: MLHEIECLQHVVIPIEDLDSNGTVPTRLVVTNLLKRLAMCKALEEVGYFLGVTKLKTIDNGRKHDSAKFIDFLVAFNCRTLLPMKGEVMIGIVHTISQFGVFLKSGPMKIVYLSNRKMSNYNYVDVDEGKPVFMSNDLSRIEKGVLIRFVVFATRWSPKTRDISVLASIEGDSLGPVATAGLDGFEL
- the LOC139893281 gene encoding DNA-directed RNA polymerase IV subunit 7-like isoform X1 — translated: MQKEKMLHEIECLQHVVIPIEDLDSNGTVPTRLVVTNLLKRLAMCKALEEVGYFLGVTKLKTIDNGRKHDSAKFIDFLVAFNCRTLLPMKGEVMIGIVHTISQFGVFLKSGPMKIVYLSNRKMSNYNYVDVDEGKPVFMSNDLSRIEKGVLIRFVVFATRWSPKTRDISVLASIEGDSLGPVATAGLDGFEL